In a single window of the Planctomycetia bacterium genome:
- a CDS encoding SRPBCC domain-containing protein: MIRLKLGIAPALVIGVIAAAQSPGKGPAAGSRERPIGETNMGVKQTRTVETELEIHAPVDAVWKALTDANELTRWFPLHAKVKPGKGGSMWVSWGQPFEGESTIEIWEPGQHLRTGWPFTAAPDGDPRPLAVDYFLEGRGGKTSLRLVHSGFGVGAKWDGEYDGVTRGWAFELRGLRHYLEHHAGKDRRAIWVNKPTSLSPAEAIARVIGPEGRVIRGSIEGLKEGDAYRLELVGMNQHIEGVVDINMRPRSFAATVKNLNNAYFRCDMENCGGSEMVWVWFSTYGLDAATADKLQATIEANAAKALAE; the protein is encoded by the coding sequence ATGATTCGGTTGAAATTGGGAATCGCACCGGCGCTGGTCATTGGCGTGATCGCGGCGGCGCAGTCGCCGGGAAAGGGCCCGGCCGCGGGAAGCCGGGAACGGCCAATCGGAGAGACGAACATGGGCGTCAAGCAAACGCGAACGGTCGAGACGGAACTGGAGATCCATGCGCCGGTCGATGCCGTGTGGAAGGCACTGACGGACGCAAACGAGTTGACGCGATGGTTTCCGCTTCACGCGAAAGTGAAGCCGGGCAAGGGCGGATCGATGTGGGTCTCGTGGGGGCAGCCGTTTGAGGGCGAGTCCACGATTGAGATCTGGGAGCCGGGCCAACATCTGCGAACCGGCTGGCCGTTCACCGCGGCTCCCGACGGCGACCCGCGGCCGCTGGCGGTCGATTACTTCCTCGAGGGGCGCGGCGGCAAGACGTCGCTGCGGCTCGTGCACTCGGGCTTCGGCGTCGGCGCGAAGTGGGACGGCGAGTATGACGGCGTGACGCGCGGCTGGGCCTTTGAGCTGCGCGGCCTGCGGCACTACCTCGAGCACCACGCGGGCAAGGATCGGCGGGCCATCTGGGTGAACAAGCCGACCTCGCTGAGCCCTGCGGAGGCGATCGCGCGCGTCATCGGTCCGGAGGGCCGGGTCATTCGCGGGAGCATTGAAGGGCTCAAGGAAGGCGATGCGTATCGGCTTGAGCTGGTCGGGATGAATCAGCACATCGAGGGCGTCGTTGATATCAACATGCGGCCGCGCTCCTTCGCGGCGACGGTGAAAAACCTGAACAACGCGTACTTCCGCTGCGACATGGAGAACTGCGGCGGGAGCGAGATGGTCTGGGTGTGGTTCTCGACCTACGGGCTCGACGCCGCCACGGCGGACAAGCTGCAGGCGACAATTGAGGCGAACGCGGCGAAGGCGCTGGCGGAGTGA
- the murB gene encoding UDP-N-acetylmuramate dehydrogenase has protein sequence MNLFDDLPESVCRRNVPLAPLTWFHLGGPAEYLISPQSESQLAAVIRRCRDSGTPVRLLGLGANIIVPDEGVTGVVIRLDAGEFVDTRVEGSRVFAGGGVDMTKLIRKTVRLGLAGLENLAGIPGTVGGGIAMNCGGRYGEIGAVVQRVRVAGPDGKLYDRDHDDLEFGYRHCSLGADCVTSAVFELHEVDPADLELRFREIWMYKQNTQPPLGAQSVGCIFRNPNGRSAGEIIDRAGLKGMRLGSAYVSDRHANFVLADPGGRASDVINLIRLVGQRVEDQCGIRLEPEVKIW, from the coding sequence ATGAACTTGTTCGACGACTTACCTGAGAGCGTATGCCGGCGGAATGTCCCGCTCGCCCCGCTCACCTGGTTTCACCTCGGCGGACCCGCCGAGTACCTGATCTCTCCGCAATCTGAAAGCCAGCTCGCCGCCGTCATCCGAAGGTGCCGCGATTCCGGCACACCCGTCCGGCTCCTCGGCCTCGGCGCGAACATTATTGTTCCCGATGAAGGCGTCACCGGCGTCGTCATTCGCCTCGACGCCGGCGAATTCGTTGACACGCGCGTCGAAGGCTCGCGCGTCTTCGCCGGCGGCGGCGTAGACATGACCAAGCTCATCCGCAAGACCGTCCGCCTCGGCCTCGCTGGCCTCGAGAATCTCGCCGGAATCCCCGGCACCGTCGGCGGCGGCATCGCCATGAATTGCGGCGGCCGCTACGGCGAAATCGGCGCCGTCGTCCAGCGTGTCCGCGTCGCAGGCCCCGACGGAAAGCTCTACGACCGCGATCACGACGACCTCGAGTTCGGCTATCGCCACTGCTCCCTCGGCGCCGACTGCGTCACCAGCGCCGTCTTCGAGCTCCACGAAGTCGATCCCGCCGATCTCGAGCTGCGCTTCCGCGAAATCTGGATGTACAAGCAAAACACCCAGCCCCCCCTCGGCGCCCAGAGCGTCGGTTGCATCTTCAGAAACCCCAACGGCCGGTCCGCCGGTGAAATCATCGACCGCGCCGGCCTCAAGGGCATGCGCCTCGGCAGCGCCTATGTCTCCGATCGTCATGCCAACTTCGTGCTCGCCGACCCCGGCGGCCGAGCCTCCGATGTCATCAATCTGATCCGCCTCGTCGGGCAGCGCGTCGAGGATCAGTGCGGCATCCGATTGGAGCCGGAAGTCAAAATCTGGTAA
- a CDS encoding D-alanine--D-alanine ligase — protein sequence MAATSIRFDAGRILRAATNQKLAVTVLAGGPSGERDVSLTSGRTVTAALEQMGHSVYLEDIAPENLGALARTVDCVFIALHGRFGEDGDVQEILERRNIAFTGSGSDACALAMNKYLSKKKFAELGLPTPRYDIATRDTVREAMAAWSLPVVVKPVKEGSSLHCHIVRDFEQFRPAIDDVLAAYGDGMVEEYIPGKEITIGILGDQALPPIEIRTRRDFYNYDAKYVDEDTEYVFDIDLPSDLLERMEQLSLEAHVGLGCRDFSRVDWRVDTDRMEPYILEVNVVPGMTSHSLLPKAAARAGVPMPQMCQFLIDSAIRRKFAR from the coding sequence GTGGCCGCAACCAGCATTCGATTCGACGCCGGCAGGATACTTCGAGCCGCCACCAACCAGAAGCTCGCCGTCACCGTCCTCGCCGGAGGCCCCAGCGGTGAACGCGACGTCAGCCTCACCAGCGGCCGCACCGTCACCGCCGCCCTGGAGCAGATGGGTCACAGTGTCTATCTCGAAGACATTGCCCCCGAAAACCTCGGCGCCCTCGCCCGTACCGTCGATTGCGTCTTCATCGCCCTGCACGGCCGCTTCGGCGAGGACGGCGATGTCCAGGAAATCCTCGAGCGCCGCAACATCGCCTTCACCGGCTCCGGCAGCGACGCCTGCGCCCTGGCGATGAATAAGTATCTATCCAAAAAGAAGTTCGCCGAGTTGGGCCTGCCGACGCCGCGATACGACATCGCCACCCGCGACACCGTCCGCGAGGCCATGGCCGCGTGGAGCCTGCCCGTCGTGGTGAAGCCCGTCAAAGAGGGCAGCAGCCTCCATTGCCACATCGTCCGAGATTTCGAGCAGTTCCGCCCGGCCATCGACGACGTCCTCGCCGCCTATGGCGACGGCATGGTGGAGGAGTACATCCCCGGCAAGGAGATCACCATCGGCATCCTCGGCGATCAGGCCCTCCCCCCGATCGAGATCCGCACCCGCCGGGACTTCTACAACTACGACGCCAAATATGTCGATGAAGATACGGAGTACGTCTTCGACATCGACCTGCCCAGTGACCTCCTGGAGCGGATGGAGCAACTCAGCCTTGAGGCCCACGTCGGCCTGGGCTGCCGGGATTTCTCCCGGGTCGATTGGCGCGTGGACACTGACCGCATGGAGCCCTACATCCTTGAGGTCAACGTCGTCCCCGGCATGACCAGCCATTCCCTCCTGCCGAAGGCCGCGGCAAGGGCGGGGGTTCCGATGCCGCAGATGTGCCAGTTTTTGATCGATTCGGCGATCCGGCGGAAGTTCGCCAGATAG
- a CDS encoding HNH endonuclease, with translation MNARPANDGKPWTREQLILAFELYCRVPFGRITTRNPLICELAALLDRTPASVTRKLGNFGAFDPELAARKVTGLTHGSKLDRAIWDEFHSDWGKLVVNAHKLRREREPVKRKVEELTLPSGMSERLVTAKQRLHQAFFREAVISSYNNRCCVTGLPLVECLIAGHIVPWSVDERRRADPTNGVCMSATFDRLFDSGLLTINDDLTLRVSKRVRALKDLSAKEMVIARHGQKIIPPSRFYPDPDCLRWHRENVFDAA, from the coding sequence ATGAACGCACGGCCCGCAAACGACGGCAAACCCTGGACGCGCGAACAGTTGATTCTCGCATTCGAGTTGTATTGTCGTGTGCCGTTTGGACGAATCACCACCCGCAATCCGCTCATTTGTGAGCTCGCCGCCCTCCTTGATCGCACACCAGCCTCCGTAACACGTAAGCTGGGAAACTTTGGTGCCTTTGACCCCGAGCTTGCGGCCCGAAAAGTGACCGGGCTTACCCATGGAAGTAAGCTCGATCGGGCCATCTGGGACGAGTTTCATAGCGATTGGGGTAAATTGGTCGTCAACGCCCACAAGCTTCGTCGCGAACGCGAACCGGTCAAGCGAAAGGTTGAAGAGTTGACCTTGCCAAGTGGCATGTCGGAAAGACTCGTCACCGCCAAACAGCGATTGCACCAGGCGTTCTTCCGCGAGGCCGTCATCAGTAGCTACAACAATCGATGCTGCGTCACCGGACTTCCGCTCGTAGAGTGTCTGATTGCAGGGCACATTGTTCCTTGGAGCGTGGACGAGCGGCGCCGCGCCGATCCAACCAACGGCGTTTGCATGTCGGCGACATTTGACCGCCTGTTTGACTCTGGGCTGCTGACTATCAATGACGACCTCACGCTTCGCGTAAGCAAGCGAGTCCGCGCCCTGAAGGACCTGTCAGCCAAAGAAATGGTGATCGCCCGGCACGGGCAGAAAATAATCCCACCATCCCGGTTCTATCCTGATCCCGATTGCCTGCGTTGGCACCGCGAAAACGTGTTTGATGCCGCTTAG